A window of the Mesoplasma florum L1 genome harbors these coding sequences:
- a CDS encoding phosphatase PAP2 family protein, with protein MKLLIDKEKIKKPYLYVFLSIGIVLFTIFMVGTFLDAQIAENIYKENSWFGYAFDKFGQLTFLIPVNFCIVGIFIYLTRKKKDWALHLFMFKTVYYTLIYAGTIIYLFAPLMSKEEKHIHELSVDIFNSLVFVSLFIATNVFYKLNPTFVEQRNFLWKAGLVIVYIITISLTTELLKNIFSRPRPISSVINGTYEYREWWNITYAFGFGKNKSFPSGHTTSAITFLGLALLFKKESLYYYGVLAIAFLFAALVGSSRMVLAKHFLTDITFACIMAVTWFLVFENVFLKMLNKKLGGDYE; from the coding sequence ATGAAACTACTTATAGACAAAGAAAAAATTAAAAAACCATACTTATATGTTTTTTTATCAATCGGAATAGTATTGTTTACCATTTTTATGGTGGGAACTTTTTTAGATGCTCAAATAGCTGAAAATATTTATAAAGAAAATTCTTGATTTGGATATGCTTTTGATAAATTCGGACAACTTACTTTCTTAATACCAGTCAATTTTTGTATTGTTGGTATATTTATTTACTTAACAAGAAAGAAAAAAGACTGAGCTTTACATTTATTCATGTTTAAAACTGTTTATTACACATTAATATATGCTGGAACTATTATTTACTTATTTGCTCCATTAATGTCAAAAGAAGAAAAACACATTCATGAACTTAGTGTAGATATTTTTAATAGTTTAGTTTTTGTTTCATTGTTTATAGCAACAAATGTATTTTATAAATTAAACCCAACTTTTGTAGAACAAAGAAATTTTTTATGAAAAGCAGGTTTAGTAATTGTATATATAATTACAATTTCACTAACAACAGAATTATTAAAGAATATTTTTTCAAGACCAAGACCAATAAGCTCAGTTATTAATGGCACGTATGAATATAGAGAATGATGAAATATAACTTATGCTTTTGGATTTGGTAAAAATAAATCTTTCCCATCTGGTCACACAACAAGTGCTATAACTTTTTTAGGTTTAGCTTTATTATTTAAAAAAGAATCATTATATTATTATGGTGTATTAGCTATTGCTTTCTTATTTGCAGCTTTAGTAGGTAGCTCAAGAATGGTTTTAGCAAAACATTTTTTAACAGATATTACATTCGCATGTATTATGGCTGTCACTTGATTTTTAGTATTCGAAAATGTCTTTTTAAAAATGCTAAATAAAAAGCTTGGAGGAGATTATGAGTAA
- a CDS encoding cytidine deaminase family protein, protein MNYDKLLEIVKKEVYTREFETDKVTAGAVASVLVTKDNNFYTGVCVVMDCALGTCAERSAAFQMIKNNETEIKTILTIGRNGYIYPPCGACLELIKLINPNNKNTQFYISKNQTLNLNQLMIKNWQDKEKMEKY, encoded by the coding sequence ATGAATTATGATAAATTATTAGAAATTGTTAAAAAAGAAGTTTATACAAGAGAATTTGAAACTGACAAAGTGACAGCTGGTGCTGTTGCATCAGTATTAGTAACAAAAGATAATAATTTTTACACAGGTGTTTGTGTTGTAATGGATTGTGCTTTAGGGACATGCGCTGAAAGATCTGCTGCTTTTCAAATGATTAAGAATAATGAAACTGAAATTAAAACAATTTTAACTATAGGTAGAAATGGATATATTTATCCTCCATGTGGTGCATGCTTAGAATTGATTAAGTTAATAAATCCTAATAACAAAAATACGCAATTTTATATTTCAAAAAATCAAACATTAAATTTAAATCAGTTAATGATTAAAAACTGACAAGATAAAGAAAAAATGGAAAAATATTAA
- the eno gene encoding phosphopyruvate hydratase, which produces MSRIEKIIAREVLDSRGTPTVEVELWTEFGGYGIAKAPSGASTGENEALELRDGDKARYNGKGVLKAVANVNDKIAPALIGHDVQDQLGLDRVMIKLDGTEFKKKLGANGMLAVSLAAAHAAASELEVPLYRYIGGVQAKRLPVPMLNVINGGEHADSAIDFQEFMIMPVGAPTFKEALRWSSETFQALKSLLHDKGDITAVGDEGGFAPHFSWAYAKQDLASFKAKTPAEIALDLLVEAITKAGYKVGKDGIMIAMDCASSELYFEDKKYHFKKIEKVTGQEWAFTTEEMIAYLEKLVNNYPIISIEDGLSEKDWDGFVQLTEKIGDRVQIVGDDLFTTNPRFIKEGISKDAANSTLIKLNQIGTLSETVEAITMTQKAGWTAVVSHRSGETEDATIADLAVAFNAGQIKTGSMSRSDRIAKYNRLLQIEDQLGEDAIYDGYATFYNLKINK; this is translated from the coding sequence ATGTCAAGAATTGAGAAAATTATTGCACGTGAAGTATTAGACTCACGTGGAACTCCAACTGTTGAAGTTGAATTATGAACTGAATTTGGTGGTTATGGAATTGCTAAAGCACCATCAGGAGCATCAACTGGAGAAAACGAAGCTTTAGAACTAAGAGATGGAGACAAAGCACGTTACAACGGTAAAGGTGTTTTAAAAGCAGTTGCTAATGTAAACGATAAAATCGCACCAGCTTTAATTGGACACGATGTTCAAGACCAATTAGGTTTAGACAGAGTAATGATTAAATTAGATGGAACTGAATTTAAGAAAAAATTAGGAGCAAACGGTATGTTAGCTGTTTCATTAGCTGCAGCTCACGCAGCAGCAAGTGAATTAGAAGTTCCTTTATACAGATACATTGGTGGAGTTCAAGCAAAACGTTTACCTGTTCCAATGTTAAATGTTATTAATGGTGGAGAACATGCTGATTCAGCAATCGATTTCCAAGAATTCATGATTATGCCAGTTGGAGCACCAACATTTAAAGAAGCATTAAGATGATCATCAGAAACTTTCCAAGCATTAAAATCATTATTACATGATAAAGGTGATATTACTGCTGTTGGAGACGAAGGTGGATTTGCACCTCATTTCTCATGAGCATATGCTAAACAAGACTTAGCTTCATTTAAAGCTAAAACACCTGCTGAAATTGCATTAGACTTATTAGTTGAAGCTATTACAAAAGCTGGTTACAAAGTTGGTAAAGATGGAATCATGATCGCAATGGACTGTGCTTCATCAGAATTATACTTTGAAGACAAAAAATACCACTTCAAAAAAATTGAAAAAGTTACTGGTCAAGAATGAGCATTCACTACAGAAGAAATGATTGCTTACTTAGAAAAATTAGTAAACAACTACCCAATTATTTCAATCGAAGATGGATTAAGTGAAAAAGACTGAGATGGATTTGTTCAATTAACTGAAAAAATTGGAGACAGAGTTCAAATCGTTGGAGATGACTTATTTACAACAAACCCAAGATTTATTAAAGAAGGAATCAGCAAAGATGCTGCTAACTCAACTTTAATTAAATTAAACCAAATTGGAACTTTATCAGAAACTGTTGAAGCTATTACTATGACTCAAAAAGCTGGTTGAACTGCAGTTGTTTCACACCGTTCAGGAGAAACAGAAGACGCAACAATCGCTGACTTAGCTGTAGCATTTAATGCAGGTCAAATCAAAACAGGATCAATGTCACGTTCAGATAGAATTGCAAAATACAACAGATTATTACAAATCGAAGACCAATTAGGTGAAGATGCAATTTATGATGGATATGCAACATTCTATAACTTAAAAATTAATAAATAA
- the typA gene encoding translational GTPase TypA, translating to MSNQKIINIAVIAHVDAGKSTLVDALLKQGGAFRDNQEVVEQIMDSNDQERERGITIYSKNCAIEYKGTKINIVDTPGHADFSSEVERIMKTVDTVILLVDSSEGPMPQTRFVLSKALELGLNPILMINKIDKKDQRAEEVVEEVLELFMELDATDEQLEFKTLYGIAREGIAQLNLSDQGVDLSPMFDTIIEQVGTYPIELAEKPLKMQVSSLAYDSFIGRLGIGRIFEGKIAEGQTVSVVKNNGEVKQAKISKLTVYQGLNKVAVKEAFAGDIITFAGIEHISIGDTINELNNINPMEPITIEEPTMSMNFLVNTSPFAGKVGKFVTSRNIKERLEKELEVNVGLKVEPLDNPTIEGFKVLGRGELHLSVLIEQMRREGFELAISKPEVIFRKGDNGTLLEPMEKVILNIPTEYSGTVINKLNQRKGLMTDMDSDGVRDKIVYNIPLRALIGFRSEFTNDTHGEGIMVRSSNGFEPYKGEIESRKNGVLISMASGKTLPYALNNLEERGILFVGPQVEVYDGMIVGQHSRDNDLEVNPTTGKKLTNTRASGSDDSVKLTPPKLMTLEEALEYIEWDELVEVTPDDIRLRKRWLSNTERRQHRNDNKKVFD from the coding sequence ATGTCAAATCAAAAAATTATTAACATTGCGGTTATTGCTCACGTTGATGCAGGTAAGTCAACATTGGTTGATGCACTTTTAAAACAAGGTGGAGCTTTTAGAGATAACCAAGAAGTTGTAGAACAAATCATGGATTCAAACGATCAAGAAAGAGAACGTGGGATTACCATCTATTCAAAAAACTGTGCTATTGAGTACAAAGGAACAAAAATTAACATCGTGGATACTCCAGGTCACGCCGACTTCTCAAGTGAAGTTGAACGTATTATGAAAACTGTTGATACTGTTATTTTATTAGTTGATTCAAGTGAAGGGCCAATGCCTCAAACACGTTTTGTTTTATCTAAAGCATTAGAATTAGGATTGAACCCAATCTTAATGATTAATAAAATTGATAAAAAAGATCAAAGAGCTGAAGAAGTTGTTGAAGAAGTATTAGAGTTATTTATGGAATTAGATGCAACTGATGAACAATTAGAATTCAAAACATTATATGGTATTGCTCGTGAAGGGATTGCTCAATTAAACTTAAGCGATCAAGGAGTCGATCTTTCACCAATGTTTGATACTATTATTGAGCAAGTTGGAACATACCCAATTGAATTAGCTGAAAAACCATTAAAAATGCAAGTTAGTTCATTAGCTTATGATTCATTTATTGGAAGATTAGGAATTGGAAGAATCTTTGAAGGTAAAATTGCTGAAGGTCAAACAGTTAGTGTTGTTAAAAACAATGGTGAAGTTAAACAAGCCAAAATTTCTAAATTAACAGTTTACCAAGGATTAAACAAAGTTGCTGTTAAAGAAGCATTCGCTGGAGATATTATTACATTCGCTGGTATTGAGCATATTTCAATTGGAGATACTATTAATGAATTAAATAATATTAATCCAATGGAACCAATTACAATTGAAGAACCTACAATGAGTATGAACTTCTTAGTTAACACTTCTCCTTTTGCTGGTAAAGTTGGTAAATTTGTTACTTCAAGAAACATTAAAGAACGTTTAGAAAAAGAATTAGAAGTAAACGTTGGTTTAAAGGTTGAACCATTAGATAACCCAACAATTGAAGGATTCAAAGTTTTAGGACGTGGAGAACTTCACTTATCTGTTTTAATTGAACAAATGAGAAGAGAAGGTTTTGAATTAGCTATTTCTAAACCTGAGGTAATTTTTAGAAAAGGTGATAATGGAACATTATTAGAACCTATGGAAAAAGTTATCTTAAACATTCCTACTGAATATTCAGGAACTGTTATTAATAAATTAAACCAACGTAAAGGTTTAATGACAGATATGGATTCTGATGGAGTTAGAGATAAAATTGTTTACAACATCCCATTAAGAGCTTTAATTGGATTTAGAAGTGAATTTACTAATGATACTCATGGTGAAGGAATCATGGTTAGAAGTTCAAATGGATTTGAACCATACAAAGGTGAAATTGAATCACGTAAAAACGGAGTTCTTATTTCAATGGCTTCAGGTAAAACATTACCTTACGCTTTAAATAACTTAGAAGAACGTGGAATTTTATTTGTAGGCCCTCAAGTTGAAGTTTATGATGGAATGATCGTTGGACAACACTCAAGAGATAATGACTTAGAAGTTAACCCAACAACTGGTAAAAAATTAACTAACACTCGTGCTAGTGGTAGTGATGACTCAGTTAAATTAACTCCACCTAAATTAATGACTCTAGAAGAAGCATTAGAATACATCGAATGAGATGAATTAGTTGAAGTTACACCAGATGATATTCGTTTAAGAAAAAGATGATTATCAAATACTGAAAGACGTCAACACAGAAACGATAATAAAAAAGTTTTTGATTAA
- a CDS encoding ASCH domain-containing protein, whose product MDLILSMKKEYFDLIKTGKKKYEYRFKMPELNINDKLYLYIPKSKAGIYGYIKIRDVKWMSKDEACTFYSNQFKDKEAAYQIMEEWISHRCGCFVLTISEFKEFENYIPYKELKDNYNFNAPQNYNYVKNEIIDLLEKE is encoded by the coding sequence ATGGATTTAATTTTATCAATGAAAAAAGAGTATTTTGATTTAATTAAAACTGGAAAGAAAAAATACGAATATAGATTCAAAATGCCAGAACTAAATATTAATGACAAACTTTATTTATACATACCAAAAAGCAAAGCTGGAATTTATGGTTACATTAAGATAAGAGATGTTAAATGAATGAGTAAAGATGAAGCTTGCACATTTTATTCTAATCAATTTAAAGATAAAGAAGCAGCATACCAAATAATGGAAGAATGAATAAGTCATAGATGTGGTTGTTTTGTATTAACAATATCTGAATTTAAGGAATTTGAAAATTATATACCTTATAAAGAATTAAAAGATAATTATAATTTTAATGCCCCACAAAACTACAATTATGTAAAAAATGAAATAATTGATTTACTTGAGAAAGAGTAA
- a CDS encoding NUDIX hydrolase → MEILDLYDILGNKTDQTMIRGTKPPKGFYRRKITIGIFNNKEEMLIQKVSKERKYWTGMWTPSVSGSVSTGENSQSTATREAKEELGLEIDFSNIRPSFTINFTEGFDDFYLIKKEVEIEKLILQKEEVEEVKWATKQEIIDMIKTGEFLPFHFEIIDLMFLLKDEQGSYRFKK, encoded by the coding sequence ATGGAAATTTTAGATTTATATGACATATTAGGTAATAAAACTGATCAAACAATGATAAGAGGGACTAAACCTCCAAAAGGTTTTTATAGAAGAAAAATAACTATTGGAATTTTTAATAATAAAGAAGAAATGTTAATTCAAAAAGTTTCAAAAGAAAGAAAGTATTGAACTGGAATGTGAACACCATCAGTTAGTGGTTCTGTTTCAACTGGTGAAAATAGCCAATCAACAGCAACAAGAGAAGCAAAAGAAGAGTTAGGATTGGAAATAGATTTTTCAAATATCAGGCCATCATTTACAATTAATTTTACTGAAGGATTTGATGATTTTTATTTAATTAAAAAAGAAGTAGAAATTGAAAAACTAATTTTACAAAAAGAAGAAGTTGAAGAAGTAAAATGAGCAACAAAACAAGAAATAATTGATATGATTAAAACTGGTGAATTTTTACCATTTCATTTTGAAATCATTGATCTAATGTTTTTATTGAAAGATGAGCAAGGTTCATATAGGTTTAAGAAATAA
- the lepA gene encoding translation elongation factor 4, whose translation MDKSKIRNFSIIAHIDHGKSTLADRILELTNTVTKREMQEQLLDSMDIERERGITIKLNSVQLYYKAKDGQEYTFHLIDTPGHVDFAYEVSRSLAACEGAILVVDATQGIEAQTLANVYLAIENNLEIIPVINKVDLPSADAERVKEEIENTIGIDCSDAPLISAKTGLNVEDVLEAIVNKIPAPYDADDAKPLRALIFDSYYDKYLGVVMSIRVREGSIKVGDRIKLMANGSSYEVTELGVKNPKIVKKDQLSAGEVGWVAASIKTIKDINVGDTITTVTNSALHPLDGYKKLKPMVYCGIYPIDTNQYQDFKEALEKMELSDSSLVYEPETSQALGFGFRVGFLGLLHMEVVQERLEREYNLNLIATAPSVIYKIHLTDGTMIEIDNPAKLPDPQKIKFMEEPFVNVKIMTPKESVGDLMSLCQNKLGTYKDLQVVDDNRMMLVYDMPLAEIIFDFFNKLKSISKGYASFEYEMIGYQESQLVKMDILLNGDMVDAFSMIVNKHFAYQRGAALTKKLKELIPRQNFEVPVQATIGNKVLARETIKAYRKDVTWKLHAADKSRRKKLLNKQKEGKKKMKEIGSVEVPQEAFIAVLKLDD comes from the coding sequence ATGGATAAATCAAAAATTAGGAATTTTAGTATTATTGCTCATATTGATCACGGTAAGTCAACTTTGGCTGACCGTATTTTAGAGTTAACTAATACTGTAACAAAACGTGAAATGCAAGAGCAACTTCTTGATTCAATGGATATTGAGAGAGAACGTGGAATCACAATTAAACTAAACTCTGTTCAATTGTATTACAAAGCAAAAGATGGACAAGAATATACTTTCCACTTAATTGATACTCCTGGGCATGTTGACTTTGCATATGAAGTATCAAGAAGTTTAGCAGCTTGTGAAGGAGCAATACTTGTTGTTGATGCAACTCAAGGTATTGAAGCACAAACACTTGCTAACGTTTATTTAGCCATTGAAAATAATTTAGAAATTATCCCTGTTATTAATAAAGTTGATTTACCAAGTGCTGATGCAGAAAGAGTAAAAGAAGAAATTGAAAATACAATTGGAATTGATTGTAGTGATGCACCATTAATTAGTGCTAAAACTGGTTTAAACGTAGAAGATGTTTTAGAAGCTATTGTTAATAAAATTCCTGCACCATATGATGCAGATGATGCAAAACCATTAAGAGCTTTAATTTTTGATAGTTACTATGACAAATACTTAGGTGTTGTTATGTCAATTAGAGTAAGAGAAGGTTCTATTAAAGTTGGAGATAGAATTAAACTTATGGCAAATGGTAGCAGCTATGAAGTTACTGAACTAGGAGTTAAAAATCCTAAGATAGTTAAAAAAGATCAATTAAGTGCTGGAGAAGTAGGATGAGTAGCTGCTTCAATTAAAACTATTAAAGACATAAATGTTGGAGATACTATAACAACAGTTACTAATTCAGCTTTGCATCCACTTGATGGATATAAAAAACTAAAACCAATGGTTTATTGTGGTATTTATCCAATTGATACAAATCAATATCAAGATTTTAAAGAAGCATTAGAAAAAATGGAATTATCAGATTCATCATTAGTTTATGAACCAGAAACTTCTCAAGCATTAGGTTTTGGTTTTAGAGTTGGTTTTTTAGGTTTATTACACATGGAAGTTGTACAAGAAAGATTAGAAAGAGAATACAATCTAAATTTAATCGCAACAGCTCCATCTGTAATTTATAAAATTCATTTAACTGATGGAACAATGATTGAAATTGATAACCCTGCAAAGTTACCTGATCCACAAAAGATCAAATTTATGGAAGAACCATTTGTTAATGTAAAAATCATGACACCAAAAGAATCAGTTGGTGATTTAATGAGTTTATGTCAAAACAAACTAGGGACTTATAAGGACTTACAAGTTGTTGATGATAATCGTATGATGTTAGTTTATGACATGCCATTAGCTGAAATCATTTTTGATTTCTTTAATAAATTAAAATCTATTTCAAAAGGGTATGCTTCATTTGAATATGAAATGATTGGATATCAAGAATCTCAATTAGTTAAAATGGATATTTTATTAAATGGGGATATGGTTGATGCATTCTCAATGATAGTAAATAAACACTTTGCATATCAAAGAGGGGCTGCTTTAACTAAAAAACTTAAAGAATTAATTCCTCGTCAAAACTTTGAGGTTCCTGTTCAAGCAACTATTGGGAATAAAGTTTTAGCTCGTGAAACAATTAAAGCATATCGTAAAGATGTAACTTGAAAACTTCATGCAGCTGATAAATCAAGACGTAAAAAACTTCTTAATAAACAAAAAGAAGGTAAAAAGAAAATGAAAGAAATCGGAAGTGTTGAAGTACCACAAGAAGCATTCATTGCAGTATTAAAACTTGATGATTAG
- a CDS encoding alpha/beta fold hydrolase, producing the protein MRKFQLQMIDGKELINFEWKTSKKPIAIIQVVPNFDEHMEMYDKFAKIMKEHNILVVGTDLRGIGESRDESDGSNIIFDKKQGWSKLVEDVKNINTWIKRYHSDLPIFVMGQGLGGNLARAFSIKYSEEMAGLILINTRDYNYHISNIFLKYMNLSQMIFNVRNDAKFLNNIRAKRMNKRHNPLLKFDNQWLSSDWKFVEKYNNDPLCNLKLSWSAFKDIAVGNKFISKNSNNEFITKDLPILIQSGGLDNYTKMGKDSQKLFYRFTKLGLDTDLKIYQNLKNKLLEEEVNEVVIDDIVKFIDKYKDNY; encoded by the coding sequence ATGAGAAAATTTCAATTGCAAATGATTGATGGGAAAGAATTAATTAATTTTGAATGAAAAACTTCTAAAAAACCTATTGCCATTATTCAAGTTGTACCTAACTTTGATGAACATATGGAAATGTATGATAAATTTGCCAAAATCATGAAAGAACATAACATTTTAGTTGTAGGAACTGATTTAAGAGGAATTGGTGAAAGTAGAGATGAATCTGATGGTTCAAACATTATTTTTGATAAAAAACAAGGTTGAAGTAAATTAGTTGAAGATGTTAAAAATATAAATACATGAATTAAAAGATACCATTCAGACTTGCCTATTTTTGTAATGGGGCAAGGATTAGGTGGAAATTTAGCTAGAGCATTCTCAATTAAATACTCAGAAGAAATGGCTGGATTAATTTTAATTAATACACGTGATTACAATTATCACATTTCAAATATATTTTTAAAATATATGAATTTAAGTCAAATGATCTTTAATGTAAGAAATGATGCAAAATTCCTTAATAACATTAGAGCAAAAAGAATGAATAAAAGACATAACCCATTATTAAAATTTGATAACCAATGATTATCAAGTGATTGAAAATTTGTAGAGAAATATAATAATGATCCTTTATGTAATTTAAAACTTAGTTGATCAGCTTTTAAAGATATTGCTGTTGGTAATAAATTTATTTCTAAAAATTCAAATAATGAATTTATAACTAAGGACTTACCAATATTAATTCAAAGTGGTGGATTAGATAACTATACAAAAATGGGTAAAGACTCACAAAAACTATTTTATAGATTTACAAAGTTAGGTTTAGATACTGACCTTAAAATTTATCAAAATTTAAAAAATAAATTATTAGAAGAAGAAGTTAACGAAGTTGTTATTGATGATATTGTAAAATTCATTGATAAATACAAAGATAATTATTAA
- a CDS encoding viroplasmin family protein, translating to MKYYAVKQGRNIGVYETWEECKIQVEGYTNAVYKSFSSKADAEAFIKGGQTLSKPKQKIEIEENAAVAYSDGSFIKDNNTYSYGAVVMWQNKEFHFSKRYRDDELKSMWNVSGELQGAKRVMLFAYANNIKKLYLYHDYEGIAKWANHEWKAKSDEGNEYIKFVDQIRTKVELEFIWVKGHSNDYYNDLADQLAANATFEEYVKEV from the coding sequence ATGAAATATTACGCTGTTAAACAAGGAAGAAATATTGGTGTATATGAAACTTGAGAAGAATGTAAAATTCAAGTTGAAGGATATACTAATGCTGTTTATAAATCTTTTTCAAGCAAAGCAGATGCTGAAGCCTTTATTAAGGGCGGACAAACATTATCTAAACCTAAACAAAAAATTGAAATAGAAGAAAATGCTGCAGTTGCATATAGTGATGGTAGTTTTATTAAAGACAATAATACTTATTCATATGGTGCAGTTGTAATGTGACAAAATAAAGAGTTTCATTTTTCAAAAAGATATCGTGATGATGAATTAAAATCAATGTGAAATGTGAGTGGAGAACTACAAGGAGCAAAAAGGGTGATGTTATTCGCGTATGCTAATAACATTAAGAAATTATATTTATATCATGATTATGAAGGTATCGCTAAGTGAGCAAACCATGAATGAAAAGCAAAATCTGATGAAGGTAATGAATATATTAAATTTGTTGATCAAATCAGAACAAAAGTAGAATTAGAATTTATTTGAGTAAAAGGTCATAGTAATGATTATTACAATGATTTAGCTGATCAATTAGCAGCTAATGCAACATTTGAAGAATACGTTAAGGAGGTTTAA
- the proS gene encoding proline--tRNA ligase produces the protein MKQLEKITPRDVDFSQWYTDTVINAKLASYGPVKGTIIFRPYGYAIWELIQKYLDAKFKELEVQNVYFPLLIPQSLFQKEKDHIEGFSPEIATVTRVGDTPLPEPLFIRPTSEVLMANFFKNEVKSYRDLPLIFNQWTNVMRWEKTTRPFLRTSEFLWQEGHTVHSERKEASDLTLKILDTYTEFAQNALLLPVIPGKKTEKEKFAGADSTYTIESLMHDGQALQCGTSHYFADNFSKPYEIKFQNKEGKLEHAYSTSWGVSTRLIGAIIMTHSDDNGLVLPSMVSPVQVRLIQIKETDEVIKVTEDIKEALKNKYRVDIDKTDKSFGFKISEAEIKGIPLRIEIGPRDLENNQVTISRRDTREKIQVNVNEVTNIVDQMIKEYDANLYAKALKNREERTSRANSIEEYKNILAQNQGFVLVPFCGEIECEDDVKKQTSTNSRCIPFDQDNKTEKCFNCNKDTTLKVYFARAY, from the coding sequence ATGAAACAATTAGAGAAAATAACACCAAGAGACGTTGATTTTTCACAATGATATACTGATACAGTTATTAATGCTAAATTAGCAAGCTATGGTCCAGTTAAAGGAACAATTATCTTTAGACCTTATGGATATGCAATTTGAGAATTAATCCAAAAATATTTGGATGCAAAATTCAAAGAACTTGAAGTACAAAATGTTTACTTCCCATTATTAATTCCACAATCATTATTTCAAAAAGAAAAAGACCACATTGAAGGTTTTTCACCTGAGATAGCAACTGTAACAAGAGTTGGAGATACTCCATTACCTGAGCCACTATTTATTAGACCAACTAGTGAAGTGTTGATGGCAAACTTTTTCAAAAATGAAGTTAAATCATATCGTGACTTACCTTTAATCTTTAACCAATGAACTAATGTTATGCGTTGAGAAAAAACAACTAGACCATTTTTAAGAACAAGTGAATTCTTATGACAAGAAGGACACACTGTACATTCAGAAAGAAAAGAAGCTTCTGATTTAACTTTAAAAATATTAGACACATATACTGAGTTTGCTCAAAATGCATTATTGTTACCTGTAATCCCAGGTAAGAAAACTGAAAAGGAAAAATTTGCGGGAGCTGATTCAACATATACTATTGAATCATTAATGCATGATGGTCAAGCATTACAATGTGGTACATCACATTACTTTGCAGATAACTTCTCTAAACCATATGAAATTAAATTCCAAAATAAAGAAGGTAAATTAGAGCATGCTTATTCAACAAGTTGAGGAGTTTCAACAAGATTAATTGGTGCTATTATTATGACTCACTCTGATGATAATGGTTTAGTACTTCCATCAATGGTTTCACCAGTTCAAGTTAGATTAATTCAAATAAAAGAAACTGATGAAGTTATTAAAGTAACAGAAGATATTAAAGAAGCATTAAAAAATAAATATCGTGTTGACATTGATAAAACAGATAAATCATTTGGATTTAAAATAAGTGAAGCTGAAATCAAAGGGATTCCTTTAAGAATTGAAATAGGACCAAGAGATTTAGAAAATAATCAAGTAACCATTTCAAGAAGAGATACTAGAGAAAAAATTCAAGTTAATGTAAATGAAGTTACAAATATAGTAGATCAAATGATCAAAGAATATGATGCTAATTTATATGCTAAGGCTTTAAAAAACCGTGAAGAAAGAACTTCAAGGGCTAACTCAATTGAAGAATACAAAAACATACTAGCTCAAAACCAAGGTTTTGTATTAGTTCCATTCTGTGGTGAAATTGAATGTGAAGATGATGTTAAAAAACAAACTTCTACAAATTCACGTTGTATTCCATTTGATCAAGATAACAAAACTGAAAAATGTTTTAACTGTAACAAAGACACAACATTAAAAGTTTATTTTGCAAGAGCTTATTAA